From a single Tursiops truncatus isolate mTurTru1 chromosome 20, mTurTru1.mat.Y, whole genome shotgun sequence genomic region:
- the ALOX15 gene encoding LOW QUALITY PROTEIN: polyunsaturated fatty acid lipoxygenase ALOX15 (The sequence of the model RefSeq protein was modified relative to this genomic sequence to represent the inferred CDS: inserted 2 bases in 2 codons; substituted 1 base at 1 genomic stop codon) codes for MGLYRVRVSSGSSLRAGSNNKVQLWLVGQHGEAALGWRLRPMSGKEAEFEVDVSEYLGPLLFVKLSKWHLLQDDAWFCNSISVQGPGASGDEFRFPRYRWLEGKGILSLPEGTGRTVVNDPQGLFKKHREEELEERRKLYRWGNWKDGLILNMAGATICDLPIDERLLEDKRIDFEASLVKGLADLXIKDSANILTSWNSLDDFNRVFWCGQSKLAVKRVRDSWKEDVLFGYQFLNGSNPMFLRCSNHLPARLEFPPGMEELXAQLEKELQGGMLFEADVSLLDGIKANVILCSQQYLAAPLVMLKLQPDGKLLPMVIQLQLPGKGSPPPLLFLPTDPPMAWLLAKCWVHSSDFQLHKLQSHLLRGHLVAEVIAVATMRCLPSIHPMFKLLILHVRYTMEINLRARTGLVADLGIFDQVVSTGGGGHVELFKRAGAFLTYSSFCXPDDLAERGLLGVKSPFYVQNALGNHLSVRWQGAVRPGRKLGKHEVCGPAGGLRGQGAEGLGAACRQPQLPRPDPSTGSYVEGIVSLHYKMDKSVKEDLELQAWCREITEIGLLGAQDRGFPIALQSKDQLCHFVTTCIFTCTGQHGSNHLGQLQWYAWVPNAPCTMRLPPPTTKDVTLETVMATLPNFHQVSLQMSITWQLGRRQSIMVALDQHKEEYFSGPEPKAALKKFREELAALEKGIEIRNAKLDLPYEYLRPSLVENSVAIGVPQALGCFGPLPPKPHPSPSALSLALPKPHPLPNSHRPQSHLFIVRAHREQILLQMQDLGTLSLFLPPHPHPFFLDISDHP; via the exons ATGGGTCTCTACCGCGTCCGCGTGTCCAGCGGGTCCTCGCTCCGTGCGGGCTCCAACAACAAGGTGCAGCTGTGGCTGGTCGGCCAGCACGGGGAGGCGGCGCTCGGGTGGCGCCTGCGGCCGATGAGCGGCAAG GAGGCGGAATTCGAGGTGGACGTGTCAGAGTACCTGGGGCCGCTGCTGTTCGTGAAACTGAGCAAATGGCACCTCCTTCAGGATGACGCGTGGTTCTGCAACTCGATCTCCGTGCAGGGCCCCGGGGCCAGTGGGGACGAGTTCAGGTTCCCACGCTACCGCTGGCTGGAGGGCAAAGGCATCCTGAGCCTACCCGAGGGCACTG GTCGCACAGTGGTCAACGACCCTCAAGGCCTGTTCAAGAAACACAGGGAGGAGGAactggaagagagaaggaagctgTACCG GTGGGGTAACTGGAAGGATGGGTTAATCCTGAATATGGCCGGGGCCACAATATGTGACCTCCCCATAGATGAGAGATTGCTGGAGGACAAAAGAATTGACTTTGAGGCTTCACTGGTCAAGGG GCTGGCAGACC GCATCAAAGACTCTGCAAATATTCTGACTAGCTGGAACAGTCTGGATGACTTCAACAGGGTTTTCTGGTGTGGCCAGAGCAAGTTGGCTGTTA AGCGGGTGCGGGACTCCTGGAAGGAGGATGTCTTATTTGGGTACCAGTTTCTCAATGGCTCCAACCCCATGTTCCTGAGATGCTCCAATCACCTTCCTGCCCGCCTAGAGTTTCCTCCAGGGATGGAGGAGCTGTAGGCCCAGCTGGAGAAGGAGCTCCAG GGAGGCATGCTATTTGAAGCTGACGTCTCCTTACTGGATGGGATCAAGGCCAACGTCATCCTGTGTAGCCAGCAGTACCTGGCTGCTCCTCTGGTTATGCTGAAACTGCAGCCTGATGGGAAACTCTTACCCATGGTCA TCCAGCTCCAACTGCCAGGCAAGGGGTCTCCCCCACCACTGCTTTTCCTGCCCACGGATCCCCCGATGGCCTGGCTCCTGGCCAAATGCTGGGTCCACAGCTCTGACTTCCAGCTTCACAAGCTGCAGTCTCATCTCCTAAGGGGACACTTGGTGGCTGAAGTCATTGCTGTGGCCACCATGAGGTGCCTTCCATCGATACATCCTATGTTCAAG CTTCTCATTCTGCACGTTCGATACACCATGGAAATTAACCTCAGGGCCAGGACTGGGCTGGTCGCTGATTTGGGAATTTTCGACCAG GTGGTGAGCACAGGTGGGGGCGGCCATGTGGAGCTGTTCAAGAGAGCAGGAGCCTTTCTAACCTATAGCTCCTTCT CCCCTGATGACCTGGCTGAGCGGGGGCTCTTGGGAGTCAAGTCTCCTTTCTATGTGCAAAATGCTCTGGGAAATCATCTCTCAGTGAGGTGGCAGGGGGCGGTGAGGCCGGGGAGGAAGCTGGGGAAACATGAGGTCTGTGGCCCAGCTGGGGGGCTGCGCGGGCAAGGAGCAGAGGGCCTGGGGGCTGCCTGTCGTCAGCCTCAGCTCCCCCGCCCTGACCCCTCCACCGGCAGCTACGTGGAGGGCATTGTGAGTCTCCACTATAAGATGGACAAGTCTGTGAAAGAGGATCTTGAGCTGCAGGCCTGGTGTCGAGAGATCACTGAGATTGGACTGCTAGGGGCCCAGGACCGAG GGTTTCCCATCGCCCTACAGTCCAAGGACCAGCTTTGCCACTTTGTGACCACGTGCATCTTCACCTGCACTGGCCAGCACGGCTCCAACCACCTAGGCCAG CTCCAGTGGTACGCTTGGGTCCCTAACGCACCCTGCACGATGCGGCTGCCCCCGCCAACCACCAAGGATGTGACACTGGAGACAGTGATGGCAACACTGCCCAACTTTCATCAGGTTTCTCTCCAGATGTCCATCACTTGGCAACTGGGCAGACGCCAGTCCATCATG GTGGCTCTGGACCAACATAAGGAGGAGTATTTTTCGGGCCCTGAGCCCAAGGCTGCGCTGAAGAAGTTCAGGGAGGAGCTGGCTGCCCTGGAAAAGGGCATTGAGATCCGGAATGCCAAGCTGGACTTGCCCTACGAATACCTGCGGCCCAGCCtggtggaaaacagtgtggccaTAGGAGTGCCCCAAGCCTTGGGTTGTTTCGGCCCCCTTCCACCCAAGCCACACCCATCCCCTAGTGCTCTCAGTCTTGCCCTCCCCAAACCCCATCCTCTTCCCAACTCCCATCGTCCCCAAAGTCACCTTTTCATTGTCCGCGCCCACCGGGAACAAATTTTACTCCAGATGCAGGACCTAGGGACCTTGTCCCTATTTCTTccgcctcacccccaccccttcttCCTTGATATTTCAGATCACCCATAG